From Penicillium digitatum chromosome 5, complete sequence, one genomic window encodes:
- a CDS encoding DNA repair protein RAD51, putative — MLSKFAATEAKQREEEAEVYPMLHKDDIPFGARALERGVEVEGIWVSDPNTPTQSPRRPATPAASRSASPAPRSLHRTLDAPGCSVESQTSMVSPKPMPPAARREVVSELDLASAGFYENQRPAGIYSRASLPINPNAMRMSPAQEESLIGLKDAAGSGKRVSFHTRLFGTTSSLDNKDCPGGLDGANEDMEYVSAISESSSGLSSENKRSSRFTKRLRRRSSEEFRRRMSQIFNENIQTGLPAEELEFDPALRQYQRRFRKSLLRPFRPWLDSPGNQQ; from the exons ATGCTGAGTAAATTTGCTGCGACAGAGGCAAAGCAACGAGAGGAGGAAGCTGAGGTCTACCCAATGCTGCACAAGGATGACATCCCTTTCGGCGCCAGAGCTTTGGAAAGAGGTGTAGAAGTTGAAGGGATATGGGTTTCAGATCCCAACACACCCACACAAAGTCCGCGTCGGCCTGCAACTCCAGCTGCAAGTCGATCGGCCAGTCCAGCGCCAAGGTCGCTGCATAGAACCCTTGACGCCCCTGGCTGCTCGGTGGAATCCCAGACTTCTATGGTCAGCCCAAAGCCTATGCCACCAGCTGCCCGACGTGAAGTCGTTTCCGAGCTCGACCTAGCCTCCGCAGGCTTCTATGAGAACCAAAGACCCGCCGGAATTTATAGTAGAGCCAGTCTGCCCATCAACCCAAATGCGATGCGCATGTCACCTGCACAGGAGGAATCGCTGATCGGCTTAAAGGACGCAGCGGGCAGCGGAAAGCGTGTTAGCTTCCACACGCGGCTATTCGGTACAACCTCTAGTCTCGACAATAAGGACTGCCCAGGAGGATTGGATGGCGCCAATGAGGATATGGAGTATGTCTCGGCCATTAGCGAATCATCTTCCGGTCTTTCATCAGAGAACAAGCGGAGCTCACGATTCACGA AACGTCTTCGCCGGCGATCATCCGAAGAGTTCCGACGCAGAATGAGCCAGATTTTCAACGAAAACATCCAGACGGGGCTGCCGGCCGAAGAGCTCGAGTTCGATCCGGCTCTGCGTCAGTACCAGAGACGGTTTCGGAAGTCGTTGCTTCGTCCTTTTCGCCCTTGGCTCGATTCTCCTGGAAATCAACAGTAG
- a CDS encoding Catalase, which translates to MANRTFTFAEGQPIADPSVSTTLPTIGGGGLTTLGDTLLIETLSHFNRERIPERVVHAKAAGAWGEFEVTNDISSFTSAKFLNGVGKKTPVLFRASTTGGEKGSADTVRDVRGFSVKFFTEEGNHDIVGNHIPVFFVRDPMRFPSLNRSHKRNPATNLQDWTMFWDFHANQPESVHALMHLFSNRGIPDSIRRMTGFGIHTFKMVSADGGFRYCKFHFRPTQSITHFSNQEATRMAGANADFHTQDLWDAIARGELPAWKLYVQVMEPEQAETYGRALFDITKVWPHKDFPLIEVGQMTLNKNPENYFAEIEQAAFSPSNMVPGIAMTPDPMLQARMFAYPDAQRYRLGVNYTQLPPNRAICPVYAPFERDGMGTVTRNYGGDPNYVRSSLSPGVPSQTVSNVRHTERILRNAVLGHNEILVDDEDFIQPRDLWNRVFDEAERRQWVSNVSETLEDLPDQLKDAVTAMFSKVDPRLGQLLEAKAKNNSRL; encoded by the exons ATGGCGAACCGTACCTTTACATTTGCAGAAG GCCAGCCAATTGCAGACCCATCGGTCAGTACAACGTTGCCTACTATTGGCGGCGGCGGCCTCACGACACTGGGTGACACGCTACTCATTGAGACACTTTCGCACTTCAACCGCGAACGCATTCCCGAAAG AGTCGTTCATGCTAAAGCTGCAGGCGCTTGGGGAGAATTCGAGGTTACAAATGACATTTCTTCCTTCACATCGGCCAAGTTCCTCAACGGGGTTGGCAAGAAAACCCCCGTTTTGTTCCGTGCAAGCACTACCGGTGGTGAAAAGGGTAGTGCAGACACTGTCCGTGATGTGCGAGGCTTCTCTGTCAAGTTTTTCACAGAGGAGGGTAATCACGATATTGTAGGAAACCACATT CCTGTGTTCTTTGTTCGCGATCCTATGAGGTTTCCCTCTCTCAACAGAAGCCATAAGAGAAATCCTGCCACCAACCTACAGGATTGGACCATG TTCTGGGATTTCCACGCGAACCAACCCGAAAGTGTTCATGCTCTGATGCACCTTTTTAGCAATCGGGGGATTCCTGATTCCATCCGCCGAATGACAGGGTTCGGTATACACACCTTTAAGATGGTATCAGCTGATGGTGGCTTCCGATACTGCAAATTCCACTTCCGGCCGACCCAGAGTATCACACACTTCTCTAATCAGGAAGCTACGCGCATGGCTGGCGCAAACGCCGACTTCCACACTCAGGATTTGTGGGATGCTATTGCTCGAGGAGAGTTGCCGGCCTGGAAACTCTACGTGCAGGTCATGGAGCCCGAGCAGGCTGAAACCTACGGCCGTGCTCTGTTTGATATCACCAAAGTTTGGCCCCACAAGGATTTCCCCTTGATCGAAGTTGGCCAAATGACTCTTAACAAGAAT CCGGAGAACTATTTTGCCGAGATCGAGCAAGCGGCATTTTCACCTTCGAATATGGTGCCCGGCATTGCAATGACTCCTGACCCTA TGTTGCAGGCGCGCATGTTCGCCTACCCCGACGCCCAGCGATACCGTCTCGGAGTGAACTATACACAGCTTCCTCCAAACCGTGCAATTTGCCCAGTATACGCACCATTCGAGCGCGACGGTATGGGAACCGTGACCCGAaactatggtggtgatccCAACTATGTGCGGAGCTCACTGAGTCCTGGCGTCCCCAGCCAGACTGTCTCCAACGTACGACACACTGAGCGCATCTTGCGCAACGCTGTTCTCGGCCATAATGAGATCCTAGTTGACGATGAGGATTTCATTCAGCCACGAGACCTGTGGAACAGGGTCTTTGATGAGGCTGAGAGAAGGCAGTGGGTATCAAATGTGTCGGAGACTTTAGAAGACCTACCTGATCAGCTCAAGGATGCTGTCACTGCCATGTTCAGCAAGGTCGATCCCCGTCTTGGTCAGCTGTTAGAAGCTAAGGCCAAGAACAATTCTCGTCTCTAG
- a CDS encoding Homeodomain-like, producing the protein MAPINLDDIIHNHPPVKRPHFKPLQHIRLYTANTAVWVLHSRAIRRIFKFAEEVTIDCSNEFDMDVLNAFSGKDANVAISNIHTASRELQKVHSQTEADEIADEATMEGDTVRHSNPTIDIADGNTMVNGHILDPAGQEKQSTPTRLLPGDAGIEADELRLEPAACVIGESMPAERYNKQPVSESYVVISQEKNRAAAHDDEGGLQRRDAESLSASPKLRQNGILARSSSPALQGSEKQSPCSPTKEVTGFCPVLDQAPVLAQPSVVISNFRPQERGTKDSVSITRMASPNRKRDRDEYISDDSSDDPDGPDDADYVGESGEDAHGNSIPSHRLKRARRAAVQLKPRPPRQNTKRLSVDEAVQPKVAADQTSPTSLHDIETIHIRGFLTR; encoded by the exons ATGGCACCGATCAATCTGGACGATATCATTCATAATCATCCGCCTGTGAAAAGGCCACATTTCAAACCGCTCCAG CACATCCGCCTCTACACGGCCAACACGGCCGTTTGGGTCCTCCACTCTCGGGCCATCCGCCGTATCTTCAAG TTTGCAGAAGAAGTGACCATTGACTGCTCGAATGAGTTTGACATGGATGTCCTGAATGCCTTTTCGGGAAAGGATGCGAACGTTGCTATATCTAACATACACACGGCGAGTCGAGAATTGCAAAAAGTTCACAGCCAAACAGAAGCAGATGAAATTGCAG ACGAAGCCACGATGGAGGGAGATACTGTGCGACATTCGAACCCGACAATAGATATAGCAGACGGCAATACAATGGTCAATGGCCACATTCTTGACCCTGCGGGCCAGGAAAAGCAATCAACTCCAACGCGTTTGTTGCCTGGAGATGCTGGAATTGAAGCAGACGAATTACGATTAGAACCGGCAGCTTGTGTCATTGGGGAAAGCATGCCAGCCGAGAGGTACAACAAACAGCCCGTTTCCGAAAGCTATGTGGTTATTAGCCAGGAGAAAAACAGGGCTGCAGCTCATGACGACGAAGGCGGGCTACAGCGTCGTGACGCGGAGAGCCTGTCAGCATCCCCAAAACTTCGTCAAAATGGAATATTGGCGCGTTCAAGCTCACCCGCTTTACAAGGCAGTGAGAAGCAGTCGCCATGCAGCCCAACAAAGGAAGTTACAGGATTTTGTCCAGTGTTGGATCAGGCCCCAGTGTTGGCACAGCCGTCGGTCGTCATCTCCAACTTTCGTCCCCAAGAGCGAGGAACGAAGGACTCTGTCTCAATAACACGTATGGCCTCTCCGAACAGAAAGCGAGACCGTGATGAGTACATATCGGATGACAGCAGCGATGACCCTGATGGCCCCGACGATGCGGACTACGTGGGCGAAAGTGGTGAAGATGCACATGGAAACAGCATTCCTTCTCATCGACTAAAAAGAGCAAGGCGTGCTGCCGTGCAGCTTAAGCCTAGACCTCCACGGCAGAACACTAAACGCCTCTCGGTCGACGAGGCAGTTCAACCCAAAGTGGCCGCAGATCAGACTTCCCCAACAAGCTTGCACGATATCGAAACGATTCATATCCGAGGTTTCCTTACGCGATAG
- a CDS encoding Tyrosine-protein kinase, catalytic domain → MLAHFWKCYSAFHELLKYYLYGSFGLFGRILHSPIRNYLFARGKSDDIESCGHPLTENDSPAVAKNHVLGSIEEYQAVLPGKTADPVLYEPQLGETLSQGSTSLIVRLKPGIVVKCPRYSWWYSRAAEASSFVKDIKRSFEVEERLFDILGTHPRIICYIGISEEPRGLLFGEASDGNLQAYIDQHNDAIDLSLRLKWCYQAAEAVHYIHQKGVIHSDLRPENLLLHSDSKSKLNLLLCDFGGSTNGDIDGGHLPDSGFFNPCKPWVSTEAVDIFSLGSVFYTIITGHWPYKSPGPFRSVAEKNDYEERVDTLFASQKYPSVDGLTGGAVIQGCWTDRYSDVASLIRDQNLSFGAIEASRDGHDMA, encoded by the exons ATGTTGGCGCACTTCTGGAAATGTTACTCGGCTTTTCATGAATTACTAAAGTACTACCTATATGGTTCTTTTGGCCTCTTTGGTCGCATATTACACTCGCCCATCAGAAATTATTTGTTCGCACGTGGAAAGAGTGACGATATTGAGAGTTGCGGACACCCCTTAACGGAAAATGATTCTCCCGCCGTCGCAAAGAACCACGTTTTGGGATCAATTGAAGAATATCAAGCTGTCTTACCAGGCAAAACAGCAGACCCGGTCCTTTATGAACCTCAGCTCGGTGAAACCTTGAGCCAAGGGTCGACTTCATTGATAGTGAGACTAAAACCGGGTATCGTTGTCAAATGCCCTAGGTATTCGTGGTGGTATTCCAGAGCTGCGGAAGCATCCTCATTTGTCAAGGACATCAAGCGCAGTTTCGAGGTTGAAGAGCGACTTTTCGATATATTAGGGACGCACCCTAGAATAATATG CTATATTGGTATCTCTGAGGAACCTCGTGGATTGCTCTTTGGCGAAGCTAGCGATGGTAATCTACAAGCTTACATTGACCAGCATAATGATGCTATCGACCTATCTCTTCGTTTGAAATGGTGTTACCAGGCAGCAGAAGCCGTCCACTATATCCACCAAAAGGGAGTCATTCATTCCGACTTGCGGCCAGAGAATTTGTTATTACACTCCGATTCCAAAAGCAAGCTCAATCTTCTACTATGTGATTTTGGAGGGTCGACGAATGGCGACATAGATGGTGGACATCTCCCCGACTCCGGCTTTTTCAATCCGTGCAAGCCATGGGTGTCAACAGAGGCTGTGGATATATTTAGTCTTGGGTCGGTCTTCTACACAATCATAACCGGCCACTGGCCCTATAAGTCCCCTGGGCCATTCCGATCTGTGGCAGAGAAGAATGACTACGAAGAACGAGTAGACACACTCTTTGCGTCTCAAAAATATCCTTCAGTTGATGGTCTTACTGGTGGTGCCGTGATACAGGGATGTTGGACAGATCGATACAGTGATGTGGCGTCGCTCATTCGAGATCAAAATTTGTCTTTCGGTGCGATAGAAGCTTCTAGGGATGGTCATGACATGGCTTAA
- a CDS encoding O-methyltransferase, family 2, with the protein MSGYYEVYLARCNLAMQDPDMPSPRFHTTIFVKTAADKSGILHHVMGDITSANGMIYTPQPRHSPEYSQSFYSLEKLGVTPVSKHPADWNRVLGSVPAPPQQKAFNIKTMKTEPFKTQAPLTFYGPGEPRRPLVKCTEWTLERALPALRANGLVIQQ; encoded by the coding sequence ATGTCTGGGTACTACGAAGTCTACCTTGCGCGATGCAATCTCGCTATGCAAGACCCTGATATGCCGAGTCCGAGATTTCACACGACTATCTTCGTCAAAACCGCGGCAGACAAGAGCGGCATCTTGCACCACGTCATGGGTGATATAACCTCTGCGAATGGGATGATTTATACCCCACAACCAAGGCATTCTCCTGAGTACTCGCAGTCTTTCTACTCGCTTGAGAAACTGGGCGTTACGCCCGTGTCCAAGCATCCTGCCGACTGGAATAGGGTCCTGGGGAGCGTCCCGGCGCCGCCCCAGCAGAAGGCTTTCAACATCAAGACAATGAAAACCGAACCATTCAAGACCCAGGCTCCACTGACCTTCTACGGGCCAGGAGAGCCCCGAAGGCCCTTGGTGAAGTGCACTGAGTGGACTTTGGAGCGAGCCCTACCTGCTCTTAGAGCAAACGGGCTTGTTATTCAGCAATAG
- a CDS encoding Phosphotransferase enzyme family protein, protein MPIPFSLPYYRDAGQLPGPLPDQNEIERATRTLPKRSDYGGRMVVIRDKYVVKYGPLVTENEGYALIFVEKRLNIAAPRLYAMYRDRDILYIVMEYIPNVSLGMAWSSLTEANKNLIVGQLRCIFDQMRALPSPGFYGSVNRGPVPHRYFFSREKDAAVTGPFQTEEEFGKAIALRSKNMWSESNRHSFLSDYLARHLPLALRNHPPIFTHGDLSRENVLVRKVVNSVTNEEEYEVAALVDWEAAGWYPSHWEYSHIFPLLQWIDDWPAYVEKILDPLPLEGAMMRVVFSDLEF, encoded by the coding sequence ATGCCTATTCCTTTCTCCCTTCCTTATTATCGGGATGCTGGTCAATTACCAGGGCCACTTCCCGATCAGAATGAGATTGAACGGGCAACACGAACCCTCCCTAAGAGATCAGACTACGGTGGGCGCATGGTCGTAATCAGAGACAAATACGTTGTGAAATATGGCCCGCTTGTGACCGAAAATGAGGGATATGCTCTAATTTTTGTTGAAAAACGACTCAACATCGCAGCACCACGACTCTACGCCATGTACCGCGATCGGGACATCCTGTATATCGTCATGGAATACATCCCCAACGTTTCTCTAGGGATGGCGTGGTCTTCGCTCACCGAGGCAAATAAAAATTTGATTGTTGGACAATTGCGATGTATCTTTGATCAGATGAGAGCGCTGCCATCGCCCGGATTTTATGGCAGCGTCAACAGAGGACCCGTTCCCCATaggtattttttttctcgtgAAAAGGACGCTGCTGTTACCGGCCCTTTCCAAACGGAAGAAGAATTTGGAAAAGCCATCGCACTTCGCTCAAAAAATATGTGGAGCGAATCAAATCGTCATAGCTTTCTCTCCGACTATCTTGCTCGCCACCTCCCATTGGCACTTCGCAATCATCCACCTATATTCACCCACGGAGATCTCTCCAGAGAGAATGTTCTTGTACGAAAAGTCGTTAATTCTGTCACAAATGAAGAAGAGTATGAAGTAGCTGCCCTTGTCGACTGGGAAGCGGCTGGATGGTATCCTTCGCACTGGGAATACTCTCATATCTTTCCCCTCCTGCAGTGGATTGACGACTGGCCAGCAtatgttgagaagattctcGATCCCTTGCCGCTGGAGGGTGCCATGATGCGGGTTGTCTTTAGTGATCTTGAGTTTTAG
- a CDS encoding Isoflavone reductase family protein (CipA), putative: MLQYAKDQPAGFKNAIERIAIVGAGGTIGSHIAAALLQTGKHTVTALSRKDSSNKFADGVLVAPIDYDDEATIVAALKDQQFLIITMAPTAPRDTHSKLVQAAAKAGVPYVMPNSYAGDIDHIKFGQDTILGPVGSAQRGEIERLGMQWIAVCCGFWYDYSLAGGEARFGFDFDKRSLTLYDDGNTKTSTSTLSQVGRAVADLLSLKKLPDDENDKSLTVSGFLNKGVYIKSFVVNQNDIFESVKRVTGTTDADWTVTHEATKKRYEEGLAQVKVGNMAGFSKMLYARAFYPEDPSECLAKAQNDLFGLPEENLDEATKAGVDMVKDLQRRVERMAS; encoded by the exons ATGCTCCAGTACGCCAAAGACCAGCCCGCCGGCTTCAAGAATGCTATCGAGAGAATCGCCATAGTCGGT GCTGGAGGTACCATTGGATCGCATATTGCTGCTGCTCTCCTTCAAACCGGAAAACACACAGTGACAGCTCTCTCCCGCAAAGACAGCAGCAACAAATTCGCCGATGGCGTCCTCGTCGCCCCAATTGACTACGACGATGAGGCCACCATTGTCGCCGCTCTCAAGGACCAGCAATTTCTAATCATCACTATGGCCCCCACAGCGCCCCGGGACACTCATAGCAAGCTCGTCCAGGCGGCTGCCAAAGCTGGTGTTCCCTACGTCATGCCCAACAGCTACGCCGGCGACATTGACCACATCAAATTCGGGCAAGATACGATTCTAGGCCCCGTGGGCAGTGCCCAAAGGGGCGAGATCGAGAGACTCGGTATGCAGTGGATTGCTGTGTGCTGTGGGTTTTGGTACGATTACAGCCTGGCAGGTGGTGAGGCGCGCTTTGGGTTCGACTTTGACAAGCGTTCCCTGACACTCTACGACGATGGCAACACCAAAACCTCAACGTCAACGTTGTCGCAGGTTGGGCGCGCCGTGGCCGACCTTCTGAGCCTCAAGAAGCTTCCCGATGACGAAAACGACAAGAGTCTTACCGTCTCCGGGTTCCTCAACAAGGGCGTGTACATTAAGAGCTTTGTGGTCAACCAAAATGACATCTTTGAGAGTGTAAAGCGCGTCACGGGCACCACTGATGCCGACTGGACGGTCACCCACGAGGCCACCAAGAAACGATACGAGGAGGGCCTGGCGCAAGTTAAGGTTGGTAATATGGCTGGTTTCAGCAAGATGCTGTACGCCAGGGCGTTTTACCCGGAAGATCCGAGTGAGTGCTTGGCTAAAGCGCAGAATGACCTGTTTGGGTTGCCGGAGGAGAACCTGGATGAGGCTACCAAGGCCGGGGTGGATATGGTCAAGGACCTGCAGCGTCGGGTTGAGCGTATGGCGTCATAG
- a CDS encoding AAA+ ATPase domain: MALETSSPSHQGLTPPDSPMKGSATPQATVEDLKHLFDVLEKVLFDLTNRDPPNTPVFQDHSPPGPDMVQLKQLLEKVIRKGYSSAEPSQSCFFSNEKAEKVQAADGLDLESPICTTPDGFKSFEKWASKSQFKTVVET; encoded by the exons ATGGCATTGGAAACTTCCTCTCCCAGTCACCAAGGCCTGACGCCTCCAGATAGCCCAATGAAAGGGTCGGCCACGCCTCAAGCTACCGTGGAGGATCTGAAGCATCTCTTTGACGTGCTTGAAAAGGTGCTGTTCGATCTTACCAACCGAGACCCTCCAAATACTCCTGTCTTCCAGGACCATTCCCCACCAGGCCCCGATATGGTCCAACTAAAGCAACTGTTAGAGAAGGTCATCCGCAAAGGATATTCTTCAGCTGAGCCTTCTCAGTCTTGCTTTTTTAGCAATGAGAAGGCAGAGAAGGTCCAGGCGGCAGATGGGCTTGATCTCGAAAGCCCGATCTGTACCACACCGGATGGTTTCAAGTCGTTTGAGAAATGGGCATCAAAATCCCAATTTAAAACGGTTGTGGAAAC CTAG
- a CDS encoding Mitochondrial carrier protein, with the protein MEGNAQARYDPTKGGEQVVPVLATKKAVSSWVHLLAGASGGMATAIVTSPLDVLRTRLQSDFYQPQIRGSDSSHQSNQSSRPLQRSNHKTLRIISSIYRAEGWRAFFRGLGPSMAGVVPATAIKFYVYGNCKRVGAQLMGHTEDSALIHAQAAICAGLATSTATNPIWLVKTRLQLDKTQTHAGGPSTRRYRNSIDCVRQVMRNEGLGGFYRGLSASYLGSIETALHLVLYEQLKTRLNRSLEATEGPRTPFWNEVFHWVSTSGAASSAKLVAGLITYPHEVIRTRLRQAPMEHGQAKYTGLVQCFRTIAKEEGMAGLYGGLAPHMLRSLPSAIITLGVYEFVLRITGA; encoded by the exons ATGGAGGGGAATGCTCAGGCTCGGTACGATCCTACAAAAGGAGGGGAGCAGGTCGTCCCAGTCCTCGCGACAAAGAAGGCTGTCAGTTCTTGGGTGCACCTTCTTGCGGGCGC GAGCGGCGGAATGGCCACTGCGATAGTAACTTCGCCTCTTGATGTCTTACGAACACGTCTTCAGTCCGATTTCTACCAACCACAAATTAGGGGCTCCGATTCCTCTCACCAATCAAACCAATCATCACGACCTCTTCAACGATCAAATCATAAAACACTCCGGATTATCAGCTCCATCTATCGTGCTGAAGGGTGGCGAGCTTTCTTTCGAGGTCTCGGTCCTAGCATGGCAGGTGTAGTCCCGGCGACCGCGATCAAGTTTTACGTATACGGGAATTGCAAACGTGTCGGAGCGCAACTCATGGGACATACGGAAGACTCGGCTCTCATCCATGCTCAAGCTGCAATCTGCGCAGGTCTCGCAACTTCTACAGCAACAAATCCAATATGGCTTGTCAAAACACGACTGCAACTTGACAAAACACAAACCCACGCTGGTGGTCCTTCAACACGTCGATATCGCAATAGCATTGATTGTGTCCGGCAGGTCATGCGAAATGAGGGTCTAGGTGGCTTCTACAGAGGATTGAGTGCAAGCTATCTGGGCTCGATTGAAACGGCCTTACACTTGGTGCTCTATGAGCAGTTGAAAACTAGGCTCAATCGGTCATTAGAAGCTACCGAGGGGCCAAGGACTCCCTTCTGGAACGAAGTTTTCCACTGGGTTAGCACTAGCGGTGCTGCGTCTTCCGCTAAACTAGTAGCAGGTCTAATCACATATCCTCATGAG GTTATCCGAACACGATTGCGCCAGGCACCTATGGAGCATGGCCAGGCTAAGTACACAGGCCTGGTACAATGTTTCCGTACAATCGCTAAAGAAGAAGGTATGGCGGGCTTGTACGGAGGCCTCGCTCCTCACATGCTCCGTTCTTTACCATCGGCCATCATTACCCTTGGCGTATATGAATTCGTGCTGAGGATTACTGGTGCTTAA
- a CDS encoding Peptidoglycan-binding Lysin subgroup, translating to MNSIHILLSLIFIDIATAQSGRGFGKSHDHSLDKRAPFAPSDDGICYTYIIQEGDTCSRLARRFRITTSNIETWNVGSWGWLGCAELKEGDFVCLSSGALPMPVALPQAVCGPQVPGTQRPAKYSDLASLNPCPQDQCTEESTQKYYFKDEYFKVYNNSEDHESEHGNPDQYRNGPATRQNHKRYRSNCNLADDYL from the exons ATGAATTCCATTCATATCCTCCTCTCTCTGATATTTATCGACATAGCCACAGCCCAATCCGGGCGTGGCTTTGGCAAGTCTCACGACCATTCACTCGACAAGCGTGCTCCATTTGCGCCGAGTGATGATGGTATTTGCTACACCTACATCATCCAGGAGGGAGATACCTGCTCAAGACTCGCTCGGCGTTTCCGGATCACTACCAGCAATATCGAGACTTGGAACGTCGGATCCTGGGGCTGGTTAGGTTGTGCAGAACTTAAAGAAGGCGATTTTGTCTGTCTCAGCTCTGGCGCTCTTCCTATGCCAGTTGCTCTCCCACAAGCTGTCTGCGGTCCCCAGGTTCCTGGGACACAACGTCCTGCTAAATATTCCGATCTTGCTTCTCTAAACCCATGCCCTCAAGATCAATGT ACCGAAGAGTCAACCCAAAAGTACTACTTCAAAGATGAGTACTTCAAAGTCTACAACAACTCCGAAGACCACGAAAGCGAACATGGCAACCCTGACCAGTATAGAAATGGTCCCGCCACCAGACAAAACCACAAGCGATATCGCTCCAACTGCAACTTGGCAGATGACTATCTATGA
- a CDS encoding Aspergillopepsin, putative, giving the protein MKFSATILSAALLTTSVIAAPLTEQRAARKAARAASRAGRISRPAYKPDNKELLKANGTSQEEFSSNWAGAVLIGSQYTSVTGTFTVPKPELPYGAFPYEQYCASAWVGIDGDTCTSAILQTGIDFCIQGGEVSYDSWYEWFPDYAYDFSGIEISTGDVVKLTVTAVSRNSGSAVIENLSSGRSVTHRFSGAEDGELCETNAEWIVEDFESGGELVPFTNFGTVTFSNAEARSGGEIVGPSGSVILDIQQNNQVLTQSSATGNSVTVSYV; this is encoded by the coding sequence ATGAAGTTCTCTGCTACTATCCTCAGCGCCGCGTTGCTCACAACGTCGGTCATTGCAGCTCCTCTCACCGAGCAGCGCGCAGCTCGCAAAGCGGCCCGCGCTGCGAGCCGAGCTGGCCGTATCAGCCGTCCGGCTTACAAGCCCGACAACAAGGAGCTTCTGAAGGCGAACGGAACATCCCAGGAAGAGTTCAGCTCTAACTGGGCTGGTGCTGTGCTTATTGGCTCCCAGTACACCTCGGTCACCGGCACATTCACAGTTCCCAAGCCCGAACTTCCCTACGGTGCTTTTCCTTACGAGCAGTACTGCGCTTCTGCCTGGGTCGGTATTGACGGTGATACTTGCACCAGCGCCATCCTCCAGACTGGAATAGATTTCTGCATTCAGGGAGGCGAAGTTAGCTATGATTCTTGGTACGAGTGGTTCCCGGACTATGCCTACGACTTCTCCGGCATCGAAATCTCCACCGGGGATGTGGTTAAGCTCACTGTGACCGCTGTCTCCCGGAACTCAGGCTCTGCCGTCATCGAAAACCTCTCTTCCGGTCGATCTGTCACTCACAGGTTCTCCGGTGCTGAGGATGGTGAACTCTGCGAGACAAACGCTGAGTGGATTGTTGAGGACTTTGAGAGCGGTGGCGAGTTGGTTCCCTTCACCAACTTCGGAACTGTGACATTCTCAAATGCTGAGGCCCGCTCTGGCGGCGAGATTGTTGGCCCATCTGGCTCTGTTATCTTGGATATCCAGCAGAACAACCAGGTTTTGACCCAGTCTTCTGCTACTGGCAACAGTGTTACTGTCAGCTATGTCTAG